One Tolypothrix bouteillei VB521301 DNA window includes the following coding sequences:
- a CDS encoding serine/threonine protein kinase, which produces MLAGTTLQGGKYTLDQEIGRGGFGITFKATHHYLHHVVVIKTLNEKLQQHPSFAKFQGQFQDEARRLATCVHPNIVRVSDFFVENGLPYMVMEYIPGETLAQAFVIPAIPLQESVAVHYIRQIGAALQVVHQNNLLHRDVKPDNIILRAGTQEVVLIDFGIAREFNHGARQTHTGIVSEGYSPIEQYMSQAPRTPATDVYGLAATLYALLTAQVPTPALLRDREPMPSPRELQPYLSASVNQAVMRGMAVESRFRPQTVTEWLQLLPNSSINAAPQSVTTQTVPTIDLSAEPQIAKLPQKVTPHEGETAPPPSKSHKGNKKFSPKVLIGTGVALVAATTSFAITTAINKNQSPSPQQTEEKRNNNAVFENTPTANTTPLSGQDSNTTNSNNTNTSEVKTTPTSSSSYKRRRRNRRTSPEQEPSQQTTQESTKTNSRESVNPQNQNQQPTQEASEQRQEATSPSTDSSSKLRETLRKYRDRNASPSSSDNQSPRSSGTSETSPPANQPNNSSNNSPVVVPEQRSNTESKQPDSSSVVVPTQEQAQPNPSTNN; this is translated from the coding sequence ATGCTAGCAGGTACAACCTTGCAGGGTGGCAAATATACTCTAGACCAGGAAATCGGTCGGGGAGGCTTTGGTATTACATTCAAAGCAACTCATCACTACTTACATCACGTTGTGGTGATTAAAACTCTTAATGAGAAATTGCAACAGCATCCTTCTTTTGCTAAGTTTCAAGGTCAATTCCAAGATGAAGCCAGACGGTTGGCGACGTGTGTCCATCCAAATATTGTCAGGGTGAGCGACTTTTTTGTTGAAAACGGTTTGCCTTACATGGTGATGGAATACATTCCTGGGGAAACTTTGGCACAAGCATTTGTCATTCCAGCAATACCTCTGCAAGAAAGTGTAGCAGTTCATTATATCCGGCAGATAGGAGCAGCACTACAGGTTGTTCATCAAAATAATCTGCTGCATCGGGATGTCAAACCGGATAACATTATCCTTCGTGCAGGAACTCAGGAAGTCGTTCTGATTGATTTTGGGATTGCACGGGAGTTTAATCATGGAGCAAGGCAAACTCACACGGGGATCGTCTCAGAAGGTTACTCGCCGATCGAGCAGTATATGTCGCAAGCACCTCGCACTCCCGCAACGGATGTCTATGGTTTGGCAGCAACATTATACGCTCTGCTGACAGCACAAGTTCCCACTCCAGCATTACTGCGCGATCGCGAACCAATGCCTTCCCCTCGGGAGTTACAACCCTACTTAAGTGCGTCAGTCAATCAAGCAGTGATGAGGGGTATGGCAGTAGAATCTCGTTTTCGTCCCCAAACTGTTACAGAGTGGCTGCAATTACTACCTAACAGCAGCATAAATGCAGCTCCTCAATCAGTCACTACCCAAACAGTACCGACTATCGATTTATCAGCAGAACCACAAATTGCAAAATTACCTCAGAAGGTAACTCCTCACGAAGGAGAAACTGCACCACCTCCAAGCAAATCTCATAAAGGCAACAAAAAATTCTCACCCAAGGTTTTAATTGGTACGGGTGTAGCTCTTGTAGCAGCTACAACGAGTTTTGCCATCACGACTGCAATTAACAAAAATCAATCGCCATCACCACAGCAAACAGAAGAGAAGCGCAATAATAACGCCGTATTTGAAAATACACCCACAGCAAATACAACACCACTTTCAGGTCAAGACAGCAACACAACTAACAGCAATAACACCAATACATCTGAAGTGAAAACTACGCCAACTTCTAGTTCCAGTTACAAGCGGCGCAGGCGCAATCGTCGGACTTCACCAGAACAAGAACCCTCACAACAAACAACACAAGAGTCAACCAAAACCAACTCTAGAGAATCCGTAAATCCACAAAATCAAAATCAACAACCAACACAAGAAGCATCGGAACAAAGACAAGAAGCAACTTCACCAAGCACTGACTCTTCAAGTAAATTAAGAGAGACGTTGAGGAAATATCGCGATCGTAATGCTTCCCCATCATCTTCAGACAATCAATCACCACGTTCAAGTGGTACTTCTGAAACATCCCCACCCGCCAACCAGCCAAATAATTCTTCAAACAATTCTCCTGTTGTAGTCCCCGAACAACGATCTAACACTGAATCCAAACAACCCGATTCATCCTCTGTAGTAGTCCCAACACAAGAACAAGCACAACCCAACCCATCTACTAATAATTAA
- a CDS encoding PIN domain-containing protein produces MSYLLDTNMVSYILKKNDKLKKKLENVRSQGQEVFISCIAYYEVKRGLLYANATRQLSDLNELCRQYRVLFLDDIEIIEKACEIHANLKKRGTPIQEADILIAATSKKRGLILVSHDSDLQRVSEITLEDWLQAES; encoded by the coding sequence ATGAGCTACCTCCTAGATACAAATATGGTTTCCTATATTTTGAAGAAAAATGACAAACTAAAAAAGAAATTAGAGAATGTTCGGAGTCAGGGTCAAGAAGTATTCATAAGTTGCATAGCGTATTATGAGGTCAAAAGAGGTCTTTTATATGCCAATGCCACAAGACAGCTGTCTGACTTAAATGAATTGTGCAGACAATATAGGGTTTTATTCTTAGATGATATAGAAATTATCGAGAAAGCCTGTGAAATTCATGCAAATCTAAAAAAAAGAGGTACACCCATACAAGAGGCAGATATATTAATAGCAGCAACGTCAAAGAAGCGAGGCTTAATTCTAGTTTCTCATGACTCTGATTTACAAAGAGTTTCGGAGATTACTTTAGAAGATTGGCTGCAAGCAGAATCTTAA
- a CDS encoding DUF433 domain-containing protein, with protein sequence MTNWQEHISINPKVCHGKPCIKGTRIMVSVILDNLVEGLTYEEIVREYPPLSLEDVRAAIAYAAQLTREEELLPLR encoded by the coding sequence ATGACAAATTGGCAAGAGCATATCAGTATAAATCCGAAAGTGTGTCATGGGAAGCCATGCATCAAAGGGACACGCATCATGGTGTCAGTCATTCTTGATAATTTGGTAGAAGGATTGACTTATGAGGAAATTGTTCGGGAGTACCCTCCACTCTCACTAGAAGATGTTAGGGCTGCGATTGCATATGCTGCACAATTAACAAGAGAAGAGGAATTGCTGCCATTACGATGA
- a CDS encoding type II toxin-antitoxin system VapC family toxin produces the protein MKPALVDTNILSLFFRNHPLVVEKFDAYIKEYDKINISIITYYEIISGLKHRDAQKQLTSFLEFASYNTVVSLTTDSATISGDIYATLRKKGTPVDDIDILIAGIAITNDLILITNNRRDFEKIDGLEIEDWSHG, from the coding sequence ATGAAACCAGCCTTGGTTGATACTAACATTTTATCCTTATTTTTTCGCAATCACCCCTTAGTAGTTGAAAAGTTTGATGCATATATTAAAGAATATGACAAAATCAATATCAGCATCATTACCTATTACGAAATAATTAGCGGATTGAAGCATCGTGACGCACAGAAACAACTAACATCTTTTTTAGAATTTGCCTCATATAATACAGTTGTATCTCTAACTACAGACTCTGCAACGATTTCTGGTGATATTTATGCCACTCTTAGAAAAAAGGGGACACCAGTAGACGATATCGATATTCTCATTGCAGGAATCGCTATCACTAATGATTTGATTCTTATAACTAATAATCGGAGAGATTTTGAGAAAATTGATGGCTTAGAAATCGAAGATTGGAGTCATGGATAG
- a CDS encoding BamA/TamA family outer membrane protein, with protein sequence MRVSSAAIFTLATLTASNVTQQAIAAPSNVPTQGENVNNVVVPTAEETPLPSEAIAKPENIVIEQFSQTPGTSGDRVDKGDTVEFSPSSSSSPNRQSPAPSPANDLVVTATEVKIEGATEELEQIIRSKIKTQAGGETSQTQLQQDVAAILDTGLFINARVNSSTTPTGLNVVYQVEPVIVRSIQLSGAKALTYQVAWERFQSQVGTAISPNALKAVVEQINKWYADNGYKIARVISITPSQDGILTVNVGEGVIGSVQIRFVNEEGKTVDDKGQPVRGRTKQDFLRQQLKLKSGQLFQESVVKQDLQQLYKTGLFENVNVALEGDATKLDVIYQLKETGARSVNVGGNYSADQGIVGTLNYNDRNVGGSNDTLGVNVQVGRRDIQFESKFTSPYRASNPDRLGYSITTFRKRGLSDTFDGDVKLADGDRIREGKIGGSLSFTRPIDDWDTSLGFNYTRVSIRDREGNITPFDEQGNQLSFSGTGIDDLATVSFTATKDFRDNPSNPTSGSILKLSTEQSIPIGNGQISMNRIKANYTQFQPIQLFESKKPQVFALNLQAGTVLGDLPPYETFNLGGPNSVRGYDGGDIGSGRTYVLASAEYRFPIPILDALGGVVFADFASDLGSGDTVLDNPGGVRNKPGTGFGYGAGLRFDSPLGLIRADFGLNDQGESRLHFGIGQRF encoded by the coding sequence ATGCGAGTTTCTTCTGCTGCAATTTTCACCCTAGCGACTTTGACGGCTAGCAACGTCACTCAACAAGCAATCGCTGCTCCTTCTAATGTTCCCACTCAAGGAGAGAATGTCAACAACGTAGTCGTTCCCACTGCTGAAGAAACACCCTTACCCTCGGAGGCGATCGCCAAACCAGAAAATATAGTCATCGAACAATTTTCTCAAACACCGGGAACAAGTGGGGATAGGGTAGACAAGGGGGACACGGTAGAATTTTCTCCCTCATCTTCCTCATCGCCCAATCGCCAATCCCCAGCCCCGAGTCCCGCTAACGACCTAGTCGTGACAGCCACAGAGGTAAAAATAGAGGGTGCAACTGAAGAATTAGAGCAAATTATTCGTAGTAAAATTAAAACCCAAGCTGGTGGTGAAACGAGTCAAACTCAGTTACAGCAGGATGTTGCAGCTATTTTAGATACGGGTTTATTTATAAATGCTCGCGTTAACAGTAGTACGACACCAACAGGTTTGAATGTTGTCTATCAAGTTGAACCCGTAATTGTGCGTTCCATTCAACTTTCTGGAGCTAAAGCACTGACTTATCAAGTTGCTTGGGAACGTTTTCAATCCCAAGTAGGAACAGCCATCAGCCCCAATGCTTTGAAAGCAGTCGTGGAACAAATCAATAAATGGTACGCTGATAATGGTTATAAAATTGCACGAGTCATATCAATCACCCCAAGTCAAGATGGGATTTTGACTGTCAACGTTGGCGAAGGTGTTATTGGTAGCGTTCAAATTCGCTTTGTGAACGAAGAAGGTAAAACAGTTGATGATAAGGGTCAGCCTGTCAGAGGACGCACCAAACAAGATTTCTTGCGCCAACAACTGAAACTGAAGTCGGGTCAACTCTTTCAAGAAAGTGTAGTCAAGCAGGACTTACAGCAACTCTATAAAACGGGATTGTTTGAAAATGTGAATGTTGCTTTAGAGGGTGATGCGACAAAACTAGATGTCATTTATCAACTGAAGGAAACAGGCGCACGTTCTGTAAACGTAGGTGGTAATTACAGTGCTGACCAAGGGATAGTAGGTACGCTCAATTATAATGACCGAAATGTTGGTGGAAGTAACGATACATTAGGTGTCAATGTTCAAGTTGGTCGTCGCGATATTCAGTTTGAAAGTAAATTTACTAGCCCCTACCGCGCATCAAATCCAGACCGCTTGGGTTACAGCATAACTACCTTTCGCAAACGGGGACTTTCTGACACTTTTGATGGTGATGTGAAACTGGCTGATGGCGATCGAATTCGGGAAGGAAAGATTGGAGGTAGTCTGAGTTTCACCAGACCAATTGATGATTGGGATACTTCTTTAGGTTTCAATTATACCCGTGTCAGCATTCGCGATCGCGAAGGTAATATCACACCCTTTGACGAACAGGGAAATCAACTGTCTTTTAGCGGTACTGGTATTGATGATTTAGCTACCGTGTCTTTCACTGCTACCAAAGATTTCCGCGATAACCCCTCAAATCCAACAAGTGGTTCCATACTGAAACTGAGTACCGAACAATCAATTCCGATTGGAAACGGACAAATTTCCATGAATCGAATCAAGGCAAACTACACTCAATTTCAACCCATTCAGCTATTTGAATCTAAAAAACCGCAAGTCTTTGCTTTGAACTTACAAGCAGGGACAGTGCTTGGCGATTTACCACCCTATGAAACCTTTAACTTAGGCGGTCCTAATTCTGTACGGGGTTATGATGGTGGTGATATTGGTAGCGGTCGCACTTACGTCTTGGCTTCTGCAGAATATCGCTTCCCCATTCCTATTTTGGATGCGTTGGGCGGTGTCGTATTTGCTGATTTTGCCTCTGATTTAGGGTCTGGCGATACTGTGTTGGATAATCCTGGTGGGGTTCGGAATAAACCAGGAACTGGTTTTGGCTATGGGGCTGGTCTGCGTTTTGATTCTCCTTTGGGTCTGATTCGGGCTGACTTTGGTTTAAATGACCAAGGTGAAAGCAGATTGCATTTTGGTATCGGTCAGCGTTTTTAA
- a CDS encoding DNA-methyltransferase has protein sequence MKQEQIRTNYNPYYTQTNGEAYLGDSRELIKSIEDNTINLILTSPPFALTRKKEYGNESAEKYVEWFLPFAREFKRVLTEDGSFILDLGGAYLPGYPVRSIYQYELLVRLCKEVGFFLSQEFYHYNPARLPTPAEWVTVRRIRVKDSVNVVWWLSKTPHPKADNRKVLKPYSQSMKQLLKKGYKAKTRPSGHDISDKFQKDNQGAIPPNLLEIANTESNSAYLRRCKSQGIQPHPARFPQGFAEFFIKFLTDEGDVVLDPFAGSNTTGFVAELLQRQWISFEINEDYVMGSRYRFASL, from the coding sequence TTGAAACAAGAACAGATAAGAACAAATTACAACCCTTACTACACTCAAACCAACGGAGAAGCATACTTAGGTGATAGCCGAGAACTCATTAAATCCATAGAAGACAATACTATCAATCTCATCCTCACCTCACCTCCCTTTGCACTGACACGTAAAAAAGAATACGGAAACGAAAGTGCAGAAAAATACGTAGAATGGTTTTTACCTTTTGCCCGTGAATTCAAAAGAGTCCTTACAGAAGATGGCTCTTTTATTCTGGATTTAGGGGGTGCATATCTCCCCGGTTATCCAGTACGCAGCATTTACCAATACGAACTTTTAGTCAGACTGTGTAAGGAAGTTGGTTTTTTTCTCTCTCAGGAATTTTATCACTATAACCCAGCCCGACTCCCTACCCCAGCTGAGTGGGTGACAGTTAGGCGAATCCGCGTTAAAGATTCAGTCAATGTTGTTTGGTGGTTATCAAAAACGCCTCATCCAAAAGCGGATAACAGAAAAGTTTTAAAGCCATACAGCCAGAGTATGAAACAATTGTTAAAAAAGGGTTATAAAGCAAAAACACGTCCTAGCGGGCATGACATTTCTGACAAATTTCAAAAAGATAATCAAGGGGCTATTCCACCAAACTTATTAGAAATTGCCAATACTGAATCAAATAGTGCTTACTTGCGTCGTTGTAAATCTCAGGGAATTCAACCACATCCTGCGCGTTTTCCGCAAGGCTTTGCAGAATTCTTTATCAAATTTTTAACAGATGAAGGTGATGTGGTGCTAGATCCTTTTGCAGGTTCTAACACTACTGGCTTTGTTGCAGAACTCTTACAACGACAATGGATTTCTTTTGAAATTAATGAAGATTATGTGATGGGCAGTCGCTATAGGTTCGCAAGTTTATAG
- a CDS encoding lipid-A-disaccharide synthase-related protein, translated as MSDLSQLPLASQYQNETSRLRLLAISNGHGEDVIAVRILQELQQQPNPPEIFALPIVGEGHAYHQLDIPIIGSVRTMPSGGFIYMDGRQFLRDVGGGLLQLTLDQQKTIRNWVNTQQSLGYKNAILAVGDIVPLLFASLSNTNYAFVGTAKSEYYVRDEIGILKRKNQATWLEHFSGSVYHPWERLLMSRPRCKAVFPRDALTSEVLKNFSIPAFDMGNPMMDGLEPSFPTQRFYNLDAEQQEVIRPLVVTLLPGSRPPEAYNNWHQITIAVSSVMELFQERDFMGHFSKTVVFLGAIAPSLHFESMRQMLQSQGWRPHAELPVKISDRNALSFKQKNAYFVLTQNAYNDCLHMADLAIAMAGTATEQFVGLGKPAIIFPGKGPQFTAAFAEAQSRLLGPSVILIQDPAATASVVRSLLYNPDTLQVIAENGVRRMGKPGAAKRIADCFMELLG; from the coding sequence ATGAGCGATCTATCACAACTCCCCCTAGCCTCTCAGTACCAAAACGAAACTTCTCGCTTGCGATTACTTGCTATTAGTAACGGACACGGGGAAGATGTCATCGCCGTTCGTATTTTGCAGGAACTTCAGCAACAGCCCAATCCCCCAGAGATTTTTGCCTTACCAATCGTGGGAGAGGGACACGCCTACCATCAGTTAGATATTCCCATTATTGGTTCGGTACGCACCATGCCCTCAGGTGGTTTTATATATATGGATGGACGCCAATTCCTGCGAGATGTGGGCGGTGGTTTGTTACAACTGACGCTCGATCAACAGAAAACAATACGCAACTGGGTTAACACGCAACAAAGCTTGGGGTATAAAAATGCTATTTTGGCAGTAGGAGATATTGTTCCATTGTTATTTGCATCTTTAAGTAATACCAACTATGCTTTTGTGGGAACGGCAAAATCGGAATATTACGTGAGAGATGAAATTGGGATATTGAAACGGAAAAACCAAGCGACATGGTTGGAACACTTTTCCGGCTCGGTTTATCACCCTTGGGAACGCTTGCTGATGAGCCGTCCTCGTTGCAAAGCCGTATTTCCAAGAGATGCACTCACATCAGAGGTCTTGAAAAATTTCTCCATTCCTGCGTTTGATATGGGTAACCCGATGATGGATGGCTTGGAACCATCTTTTCCAACTCAACGATTTTACAACCTTGATGCAGAACAACAGGAAGTTATTCGCCCTCTGGTTGTGACTCTGCTACCTGGTTCCCGTCCTCCTGAAGCTTACAATAACTGGCATCAAATTACGATCGCAGTTTCTAGTGTGATGGAATTGTTCCAGGAAAGAGATTTTATGGGACATTTCTCTAAGACAGTCGTCTTCTTGGGAGCGATCGCTCCGAGCTTGCATTTTGAAAGTATGCGCCAAATGCTGCAATCTCAAGGTTGGCGTCCCCATGCAGAACTACCAGTAAAAATTTCCGATCGAAATGCCCTGTCATTTAAGCAGAAAAATGCTTATTTTGTACTGACTCAAAATGCATATAACGATTGCTTGCATATGGCAGATTTAGCCATTGCAATGGCTGGAACGGCAACAGAACAATTTGTAGGTCTGGGCAAACCTGCAATTATCTTTCCCGGAAAGGGTCCTCAGTTTACCGCCGCCTTTGCTGAAGCCCAAAGCCGTCTTTTAGGACCCTCAGTCATTCTCATTCAAGACCCGGCTGCGACTGCTAGTGTCGTGCGAAGTCTTTTATACAATCCCGATACTTTACAAGTCATTGCAGAAAATGGCGTGCGAAGGATGGGAAAACCAGGTGCTGCTAAACGTATTGCTGACTGTTTCATGGAGCTATTAGGTTAG
- a CDS encoding DUF5615 family PIN-like protein, translated as MLVKLDENMAKTHVELLQQAGYDADRVTDEGLSGTDDEIVWQQVCSEGRFFITLDLDFSDVRRFPPGNHPGILLVRPSRHSRDIVSEILSRVLQGNPLETLKGCLVVADPIQNRIRRPSSISEPEE; from the coding sequence ATGTTGGTGAAACTTGACGAGAATATGGCAAAAACTCACGTTGAGTTATTACAGCAAGCAGGTTATGATGCCGATCGCGTCACTGATGAAGGGTTATCTGGTACTGATGATGAAATCGTTTGGCAGCAAGTCTGTTCTGAAGGACGCTTTTTCATTACTTTAGATTTAGACTTTTCAGATGTTCGTCGTTTTCCACCGGGAAATCATCCGGGAATATTGCTTGTGCGTCCTAGCAGGCATAGTCGCGATATAGTGTCAGAAATTTTATCTCGTGTTTTACAAGGAAACCCATTAGAAACCTTGAAAGGTTGTCTCGTTGTCGCCGATCCAATACAGAATCGAATTCGTCGTCCTTCAAGCATTTCCGAACCTGAAGAATAA
- a CDS encoding SGNH/GDSL hydrolase family protein: MKDFYLLAAGLLTGVVIPASTIPQLSVIQAKNSGVLWNLEDNTQHDVGGKIVPSVDLSIPSVPEFSNNQILSKPILSKPTESSFHFNTQPTYSRRPVSGRQLYHQRLLELKSSQTHTNFPNERLQSLLIAANKSQLTYEDWKSLLSLEAQAMARGQGKNSLGILLGDSLSLWFPQESLPSDRLWLNQGISGDTSGGIVKRLSAFSATKPDVIYVMAGINDLRRGLTDEVILRNHRKMLRSLRESHPHAKIFVQSILPTRLPNIPNKRVRNINHHLALIAKQENAYYLNLYQWFIDFRGNLREELTTDGLHLSREGYEVWQSALRQVEFKLSSENKIYSEESIVNSQ, encoded by the coding sequence ATGAAGGATTTTTATCTGTTGGCAGCAGGTTTGTTAACAGGAGTGGTAATACCAGCATCAACTATTCCACAACTATCAGTTATTCAAGCAAAAAATAGTGGAGTTTTATGGAATTTAGAGGACAACACGCAGCATGATGTAGGTGGAAAAATAGTGCCTAGTGTCGATCTTTCGATACCTTCTGTACCTGAGTTTAGCAATAATCAGATATTATCAAAACCGATATTATCAAAACCGACTGAGTCATCTTTCCATTTTAATACTCAACCTACGTACAGTCGCCGACCTGTATCTGGGCGTCAACTTTACCATCAAAGATTGCTCGAACTGAAAAGCAGTCAAACTCATACAAACTTTCCCAACGAACGCTTGCAGTCGTTGTTGATAGCAGCAAATAAAAGCCAACTGACTTATGAGGATTGGAAAAGCTTGTTGTCTTTGGAAGCTCAAGCCATGGCACGAGGACAGGGTAAAAACAGCCTGGGTATCTTACTGGGAGATTCTTTAAGTTTATGGTTTCCTCAAGAGAGTTTACCATCAGATAGATTGTGGCTAAATCAGGGAATTTCTGGCGATACTTCTGGTGGTATTGTCAAAAGGCTATCGGCTTTTTCTGCAACGAAACCAGATGTTATTTACGTAATGGCAGGAATCAACGACTTGCGGAGAGGGCTGACAGATGAAGTCATTTTACGCAATCATCGTAAAATGCTCCGTAGCTTGCGGGAATCTCATCCACACGCTAAGATTTTTGTCCAATCCATTTTACCGACTCGCTTACCAAACATTCCTAATAAGCGTGTTCGTAACATCAATCATCATCTAGCTCTTATTGCTAAACAAGAAAATGCTTATTATTTAAATCTTTATCAATGGTTTATAGATTTTCGTGGCAATCTGCGTGAGGAGCTAACGACTGATGGGTTGCACCTGAGTCGCGAAGGATATGAAGTTTGGCAATCAGCTTTACGGCAAGTGGAGTTTAAGTTAAGTTCTGAGAATAAGATTTATTCAGAAGAGTCAATAGTTAACAGCCAATAA